A genome region from Thalassococcus arenae includes the following:
- a CDS encoding transglutaminase-like domain-containing protein produces MRISIGCRLRYSFPQPTPLIALLNVHYSRFGDLERADYLVTSPSVPLESYRDGFGNWCTRLVAPAGDFCLSTDGIFRDTGQPDPSSPDAQQHAVQDLPFETLVFLQGSRYCDTDLLSEEAWRLFETADPGWSRVQAICDFVHGHVRFDYMQAKATRTASQTLAERQGVCRDFAHLAIALCRCMNIPARYCTGYLSDIGEPLPHPPGDFAAWMEVFLAGKWHMFDPRNNKPRFARLLIARGRDAADVPLTQTFGQNTLTEFEVWNDELA; encoded by the coding sequence ATGCGCATCAGCATCGGGTGCCGTCTGCGATACAGTTTCCCGCAACCGACGCCGCTGATCGCGCTGCTGAACGTCCACTACTCGCGGTTCGGCGATCTGGAGCGCGCCGATTATCTCGTGACCTCGCCGAGCGTGCCCCTCGAAAGCTACCGGGATGGCTTCGGCAACTGGTGCACGCGCTTGGTGGCTCCGGCGGGCGACTTCTGCCTGTCGACCGATGGTATCTTCCGCGACACGGGCCAGCCTGATCCCTCCAGTCCCGACGCGCAGCAGCACGCGGTTCAGGATCTTCCTTTCGAGACGCTCGTGTTTCTGCAGGGCAGCCGGTATTGCGACACCGACCTTCTGTCGGAGGAGGCGTGGCGCCTCTTCGAGACCGCCGATCCCGGATGGTCACGCGTCCAGGCGATCTGCGATTTCGTGCATGGACATGTCCGCTTCGACTACATGCAGGCGAAGGCGACGCGCACCGCGTCGCAGACCCTCGCCGAGCGACAGGGTGTCTGCCGCGACTTTGCCCATCTGGCCATCGCGCTGTGTCGTTGCATGAACATTCCGGCCCGCTACTGCACCGGATATCTGAGCGACATCGGTGAACCTCTGCCGCATCCGCCAGGGGATTTTGCTGCCTGGATGGAGGTGTTCCTTGCCGGAAAATGGCACATGTTCGACCCGCGGAATAACAAACCGCGATTTGCGAGACTCCTGATCGCGCGCGGTCGCGATGCTGCCGATGTCCCTCTGACCCAGACATTCGGTCAGAACACTTTGACGGAATTCGAGGTCTGGAATGATGAGTTGGCCTGA
- a CDS encoding Crp/Fnr family transcriptional regulator: MTSAEHSPLTRKLSAFVALSEVELAVLERLHQRRRSFVAGHDMVHQGQSAQAAYILSSGWVCSYKIQADGTRQIVDFQIPGDFLGLRSVLLRTSDHSFEPIVDIEAAEVLASDLLDAFARTPRLATAILWAASRDEAMVVEHLVGIGRRDADARMAHFLLELGSRLALVGIGSREGFDCPLTQYHLADTLGLSAVHVNRVLRQLRERGLVTFRDGRVTFHDYGGLVELAEFDPEYLDQTGPLLK; the protein is encoded by the coding sequence ATGACATCAGCCGAACACAGCCCCTTGACCCGCAAGCTCTCGGCCTTCGTCGCCCTGTCGGAGGTCGAACTGGCCGTGCTTGAGCGACTGCACCAGCGTCGCCGCTCATTCGTCGCGGGGCATGATATGGTCCACCAGGGCCAGTCGGCCCAGGCCGCGTACATCCTGTCGTCGGGCTGGGTCTGTTCCTACAAGATCCAGGCGGACGGGACGCGTCAGATCGTCGATTTCCAGATACCGGGGGATTTCCTGGGATTGCGCAGCGTCCTGTTGCGCACGTCGGACCACAGCTTCGAACCCATCGTCGACATCGAGGCCGCCGAAGTGCTGGCAAGCGACCTTCTCGATGCCTTCGCGCGGACGCCGCGCCTCGCGACCGCCATTCTCTGGGCAGCGTCACGGGACGAAGCGATGGTCGTGGAGCATCTCGTCGGGATCGGCCGGCGTGATGCGGACGCCCGCATGGCGCATTTCCTGCTTGAGCTGGGATCAAGGCTTGCGCTGGTCGGCATCGGCAGCAGAGAAGGTTTCGACTGCCCGCTGACGCAATATCACCTCGCCGATACGCTGGGGTTGAGCGCGGTCCATGTGAACCGCGTCCTGCGGCAGCTTCGCGAGCGTGGACTGGTCACCTTTCGGGACGGCCGGGTTACGTTTCACGATTATGGCGGGCTGGTTGAGCTTGCCGAGTTCGATCCGGAATACCTTGACCAGACCGGGCCGCTCCTGAAATGA
- a CDS encoding co-chaperone GroES, producing the protein MSFTPLHDRVLVRRIEGDETTKGGLIIPDTAKEKPQEGEVVSVGTGGRREDGERIPMDVKAGDRILFGKWSGSEIKLDGEDLLIMKESDILGVIA; encoded by the coding sequence ATGTCATTCACTCCCCTCCACGACCGGGTCCTCGTTCGCCGCATTGAAGGCGACGAGACGACCAAGGGCGGCCTTATCATCCCCGATACCGCCAAAGAGAAGCCTCAAGAGGGCGAAGTCGTCTCCGTTGGCACCGGCGGACGACGCGAGGACGGCGAGCGCATCCCAATGGACGTCAAAGCCGGCGACCGGATCCTGTTCGGAAAATGGTCCGGCTCAGAGATCAAGCTTGATGGCGAAGACCTTCTGATCATGAAGGAGAGTGACATTCTCGGCGTGATCGCCTGA
- the groL gene encoding chaperonin GroEL (60 kDa chaperone family; promotes refolding of misfolded polypeptides especially under stressful conditions; forms two stacked rings of heptamers to form a barrel-shaped 14mer; ends can be capped by GroES; misfolded proteins enter the barrel where they are refolded when GroES binds), translating into MSAKEVRFSTDARDRMLKGIDTLANAVKITLGPKGRNVILDKSWGAPRITKDGVTVAKEIELSDQFENMGAQMVKEVAQRTNDEAGDGTTTATVLAHAIVREGMKSVAAGMNPMDLKRGIDKAVAAVVAEIKTMSRPVGDSDEIAKVGAISANGEVEIGRQIADAMAKVGKEGVITVEENKGLETETEVVEGMQFDRGYLSPYFITNAQKMVVELDDCVVLLHEKKLTSLISMVPLLEAVIQAEKQLLIVAEDIEGEALATLVVNKLRGGLKVAAVKAPGFGDRRKAMMEDIAVLTGGQVISVEMGTKLENVTMDMLGSARKVTITKDDTTIIDGAGDKDAIAARINQIRAQIEETTSDYDKEKLQERLAKLAGGIAVIRVGGATEIEVKERKDRVDDALNATRAAVQEGVVPGGGVALVHAGKVLATLKGENSDQDAGIKIVRRAIQAPLRQIAGNAGVDGSVVVGKVIENDSPSFGFDAQAEEYGDMLKAGVIDPTKVVRIALENAASIAGLLITTEAMVAQKPGKAGAGSEMSDMGGMAGMM; encoded by the coding sequence ATGTCCGCCAAGGAAGTTCGATTCAGTACCGACGCCCGCGACCGAATGCTGAAAGGCATCGACACGCTGGCAAATGCCGTCAAGATCACCCTCGGCCCCAAGGGCCGAAACGTCATTCTCGATAAATCCTGGGGTGCGCCGCGCATCACCAAGGACGGTGTGACCGTCGCCAAGGAGATCGAGCTTTCGGACCAGTTCGAAAACATGGGCGCGCAGATGGTCAAGGAGGTTGCGCAGCGCACGAATGACGAGGCTGGCGACGGAACCACAACGGCAACCGTACTCGCCCATGCGATTGTCCGGGAAGGCATGAAGTCGGTCGCGGCCGGCATGAACCCGATGGATCTCAAGCGCGGGATCGACAAAGCCGTCGCTGCGGTCGTGGCCGAGATCAAGACCATGTCCCGACCCGTCGGCGACAGCGACGAGATTGCCAAGGTCGGCGCCATTTCGGCCAATGGAGAAGTCGAGATCGGTCGGCAGATCGCCGACGCGATGGCCAAGGTCGGCAAGGAAGGGGTGATCACCGTCGAGGAAAACAAGGGGTTGGAGACCGAGACCGAAGTGGTCGAAGGCATGCAGTTCGACCGCGGCTATCTGAGCCCCTATTTCATCACGAATGCTCAGAAGATGGTCGTCGAGCTGGATGATTGCGTCGTCCTGCTTCACGAGAAGAAGCTGACTTCTCTCATATCCATGGTGCCGTTGCTTGAGGCTGTGATTCAGGCCGAGAAGCAACTGCTGATCGTGGCCGAGGATATCGAGGGCGAGGCGCTGGCGACGCTGGTCGTCAACAAGCTGCGCGGCGGGCTAAAGGTTGCGGCCGTCAAGGCGCCTGGCTTTGGAGACCGCCGCAAGGCGATGATGGAAGATATCGCCGTGCTGACGGGCGGTCAGGTGATTTCCGTGGAAATGGGCACCAAGCTGGAGAATGTCACCATGGACATGCTCGGGTCCGCCAGAAAGGTCACGATCACCAAGGATGACACGACGATCATCGACGGTGCCGGCGACAAGGATGCGATCGCGGCGCGCATCAACCAGATCCGGGCGCAGATCGAGGAGACCACTTCGGACTACGACAAGGAGAAGTTGCAGGAACGGCTGGCCAAGCTTGCCGGCGGCATCGCCGTTATCCGGGTCGGCGGGGCAACCGAGATCGAGGTGAAGGAGCGCAAGGACCGCGTCGACGATGCGCTGAACGCCACCCGCGCTGCGGTTCAGGAAGGTGTCGTGCCAGGCGGTGGCGTGGCGCTGGTTCATGCCGGCAAGGTTCTGGCGACGCTGAAGGGCGAGAACAGCGATCAGGATGCCGGGATCAAGATCGTCCGCCGCGCGATCCAGGCACCGCTGCGCCAGATTGCCGGAAATGCCGGGGTCGATGGTTCTGTCGTTGTCGGGAAGGTGATCGAGAACGACAGCCCGAGCTTTGGTTTCGACGCGCAGGCCGAGGAATACGGCGACATGCTGAAGGCAGGTGTCATCGACCCGACGAAGGTCGTCCGGATCGCACTGGAAAATGCCGCGTCCATTGCCGGTTTGTTGATCACGACCGAAGCGATGGTCGCGCAAAAACCTGGGAAGGCCGGTGCTGGCAGCGAAATGTCCGACATGGGTGGAATGGCCGGAATGATGTGA